From the Jilunia laotingensis genome, the window TGCAGCGTATGCCCCATTCGTTCCTTCTTGGTTTTCAGATAGCGTTCGTTGTAAGGATTAGGCACTGTTTCAATGCCGACATTTTCTACAATTTCTAACCCATAAGCTTCCAGACCGACACGTTTAACAGGGTTATTAGTCATCAAACGCATTTTATGTATGCCCAATTCACGCAAGATTTGCGCACCTACACCATAATCCCGTTCGTCAGCCAAATGTCCCAGACATATGTTAGCATCTACAGTATCCATGCCATCTTCCTGCAATTTATAAGCCTTCATCTTTTCCATCAAGCCGATACCTCGTCCCTCCTGGTTAAGATAAACAATCACTCCTTTTCCCTCTTTTTCGATCATCTCCATCGATTTGCGAAGTTGTTCACCGCAATCACAACGCTTAGATCCCAAAATATCTCCTGTTGCACAAGAAGAATGTACACGAACCAGTACCGGTTCATTCTCATCCCAAGTACCTTTGAATAGAGCCATATGTTCCAGGCCGTTCGATTTCTGGCGGAAAGGAATCAGACGGAAATCACCGCACACAGTAGGCATATTTACTTCCACTCCCTTTTCTACAATTGACTCTTGCTTTAGTCTATAGGCAATCAGGTCATTGATGGAAATTAGTTTCAGATTGTGTTCATCTGCCATTTTACGAAGTTCGGGCAAACGAGCCATCGTGCCGTCTTCACTCATAATTTCCATTAATGCTCCCGCAGGATAAAGTCCGGCAAGACGTGCCATATCAATGGTGGCTTCCGTATGCCCGGCACGGCGAAGTACTCCTTTTTCCTGTGCATAGAGAGGATTGATATGTCCCGGGCGACCAAAAGTAGCAGGCGTAGAAGCAGGAT encodes:
- a CDS encoding bifunctional 3,4-dihydroxy-2-butanone-4-phosphate synthase/GTP cyclohydrolase II → MERIRLDRIEDAIADFKEGKFVIVVDDEDRENEGDLIIAAEKITPEKVNFMLKHARGVLCAPVTVSRCKELDLPHQVSDNTSVLGTPFTVTIDKLEGCTTGVSASDRAATILALADPASTPATFGRPGHINPLYAQEKGVLRRAGHTEATIDMARLAGLYPAGALMEIMSEDGTMARLPELRKMADEHNLKLISINDLIAYRLKQESIVEKGVEVNMPTVCGDFRLIPFRQKSNGLEHMALFKGTWDENEPVLVRVHSSCATGDILGSKRCDCGEQLRKSMEMIEKEGKGVIVYLNQEGRGIGLMEKMKAYKLQEDGMDTVDANICLGHLADERDYGVGAQILRELGIHKMRLMTNNPVKRVGLEAYGLEIVENVGIETVPNPYNERYLKTKKERMGHTLHFNK